One Clostridium estertheticum DNA segment encodes these proteins:
- a CDS encoding GNAT family N-acetyltransferase — MHLKNDGLVVRNATTDDAQILCDWWSNGKVMAHAGFPNGLHTDIDELMDMLKNEKDTDSRLIIEVDSNRVGEMCYRIKDNISEIGIKICDFSYQEKGYGTKAIKMLIRYLFDEMKVQKIILDTNLNNTRAQHVYENIGFIKIAVKMNSWKNQLGVLQSSVDYELMKEPPQ; from the coding sequence ATGCATTTAAAAAATGATGGTTTGGTGGTAAGAAATGCTACTACAGATGACGCACAAATTCTTTGTGACTGGTGGAGCAATGGCAAGGTAATGGCTCATGCTGGGTTTCCGAATGGACTTCATACTGATATTGATGAGTTAATGGACATGTTGAAAAATGAAAAAGACACTGATAGTCGTTTAATAATTGAGGTAGATTCTAATCGTGTTGGAGAAATGTGTTACCGAATAAAAGATAATATTTCTGAAATAGGTATTAAAATATGTGATTTTTCCTATCAAGAAAAGGGTTATGGGACGAAAGCTATAAAAATGTTAATTAGATATTTGTTCGATGAAATGAAAGTTCAAAAAATTATTTTAGATACAAATCTTAATAACACAAGAGCACAACATGTTTATGAAAACATTGGTTTCATAAAGATAGCGGTGAAAATGAATTCGTGGAAAAACCAGCTTGGTGTTTTGCAATCTTCGGTAGATTATGAGTTAATGAAAGAACCCCCCCAATAA
- a CDS encoding 2-phosphoglycerate kinase: MIILIGGVSCTGKTVMAQKLLEKYKIPYLSIDHVKMGLIRGNKYCDFSATDSEDELTSKLWPLVKGIIMTNIENGQHIIIEGCYLPPEHLSNFEPEYLKQIIALYIGFSKNYLEKHFISGIIEHRSEIEQKDCDDYMNRDNFIKLHTQLKELCRKHNVKFFEINDDYEGEMNNVYKWIDEQVKSKQRL, translated from the coding sequence ATGATTATTTTAATTGGTGGAGTTAGTTGTACTGGAAAAACAGTAATGGCTCAGAAATTACTTGAAAAGTATAAGATACCGTATTTGTCGATAGACCATGTAAAAATGGGCTTGATTCGTGGAAATAAATATTGTGATTTTTCTGCAACTGACAGTGAAGATGAGCTTACAAGTAAACTGTGGCCACTTGTAAAGGGCATTATAATGACCAATATTGAGAATGGGCAACACATCATTATTGAAGGCTGCTATTTACCGCCAGAACATCTTTCGAATTTTGAACCTGAGTATTTAAAACAGATTATTGCTCTATACATAGGCTTTTCAAAGAATTATCTTGAGAAGCATTTTATTTCAGGAATTATTGAGCATAGAAGTGAGATAGAACAAAAAGACTGTGATGATTATATGAACCGAGATAATTTTATTAAGCTGCATACGCAGCTCAAAGAACTCTGTAGGAAGCATAATGTGAAGTTTTTTGAAATCAATGATGATTATGAAGGAGAAATGAACAACGTATATAAGTGGATTGATGAACAGGTAAAATCAAAACAGCGGTTATAA
- a CDS encoding GNAT family N-acetyltransferase → MINLVKAEVVDSKIITEIKKLAYNDETRRFGPGRDGGPPGYESEEETQYLIKNHLFYKIMLDNKIIGFFWLHGDDSKFYELEDLCIHPEYHNKGFGFKSMKLMEELHPHIKKWVLGTPYYSVRNQHLYEKIGYKKTGQTEDDFLFLYEKLID, encoded by the coding sequence ATGATTAACCTTGTAAAGGCTGAAGTTGTAGATTCAAAAATTATAACTGAAATTAAGAAGTTAGCATATAATGATGAAACACGTAGATTTGGACCTGGAAGGGATGGGGGGCCACCTGGATATGAATCAGAAGAAGAAACACAATATCTGATTAAAAATCATTTATTTTATAAGATTATGCTTGATAATAAGATAATTGGTTTCTTTTGGTTGCATGGGGATGATTCTAAATTTTATGAATTAGAGGACTTATGTATTCACCCTGAATATCACAATAAGGGTTTTGGTTTCAAGTCCATGAAGTTAATGGAAGAATTACATCCACATATTAAAAAATGGGTGTTAGGAACGCCTTATTACAGTGTAAGGAATCAACATCTGTATGAAAAAATTGGTTATAAAAAGACTGGACAAACTGAAGATGACTTCTTGTTTCTTTATGAAAAATTAATTGATTAA
- a CDS encoding flavodoxin family protein, with protein MNVCVLMGSMRKGGNTEMLMRPFVEQLKSKDLEVQYIWLCDKHIEPCKSCFVCQNTDDKPGCSIKDEMEQIYKSVLEADCIVFATSIYSWFCTAPMKVVMDRLFCMNKFYGNTKKHYGLWENKKCAIITTCGYEIKSGADLFEEALKRLSIHSHLDYIGMLAVRDINGIIDFQTEEVIDNAKNFALKIYNECK; from the coding sequence ATGAATGTATGTGTCTTAATGGGAAGTATGAGAAAAGGTGGTAATACCGAAATGCTAATGCGACCATTTGTAGAACAACTAAAATCCAAAGATTTAGAAGTTCAGTACATATGGTTATGCGATAAACATATTGAGCCTTGTAAGAGTTGTTTTGTTTGTCAAAACACTGACGATAAACCAGGTTGTTCAATTAAAGATGAAATGGAACAAATATATAAATCAGTTTTGGAAGCCGACTGCATAGTTTTTGCTACTTCAATTTACTCTTGGTTCTGTACAGCACCAATGAAAGTAGTTATGGACAGACTTTTTTGTATGAATAAATTCTATGGAAATACAAAAAAGCATTATGGTTTATGGGAAAATAAAAAGTGTGCAATTATAACTACTTGTGGTTATGAAATAAAAAGTGGTGCAGATTTGTTTGAAGAAGCATTAAAGCGGCTTTCAATACATTCACATCTTGATTATATAGGAATGTTAGCAGTTAGAGATATTAATGGAATTATTGATTTCCAGACCGAAGAAGTCATTGATAATGCTAAAAATTTTGCATTGAAAATTTACAATGAATGCAAATAA
- a CDS encoding GNAT family N-acetyltransferase, with translation MIRDYKLEDKDEFIKIIRHGIVIDEQDIFEYFTDDDIKIIVYDDSEEGIQGFSCVKLWNGTEKKADVLLYVVPDARRKGIGTLLYNQIIKQKYGVKLTFIKTRFRVDKDDATFFYKGLGYKKWYGMHDLYYNGSVQPKSDLQFIAYEDKYFEQYAEGLRKCFYEMRKVHDFQPHLCCELNDEKREEILKNKEQIFLLINNETLIASAIVNNNGFLDDIFVIPSYQGKGYGRLITQFAINKAISKGINKIETSVVEWNARAFKLYQSLGFNKIQTTHYYQLVKDEI, from the coding sequence ATGATACGAGACTATAAACTTGAAGACAAAGATGAATTTATAAAAATAATTAGGCATGGAATTGTAATTGATGAGCAAGATATTTTCGAATATTTTACTGACGACGATATCAAAATAATTGTATATGACGATAGTGAAGAAGGGATACAAGGATTTAGCTGTGTCAAACTATGGAATGGTACTGAAAAGAAAGCGGATGTGCTATTATATGTAGTTCCTGATGCAAGGAGAAAAGGAATTGGAACTTTGCTGTATAATCAAATAATTAAGCAGAAATATGGAGTCAAACTCACTTTTATAAAAACACGATTTAGAGTTGATAAAGATGATGCTACATTCTTTTATAAAGGGTTAGGTTATAAAAAGTGGTATGGAATGCATGATTTATACTATAATGGGTCAGTACAACCTAAGTCGGATCTACAATTTATAGCATATGAGGATAAATATTTTGAACAATATGCAGAAGGGTTAAGAAAATGCTTTTATGAAATGAGAAAAGTGCATGATTTCCAACCTCATTTATGCTGTGAATTAAACGATGAAAAAAGAGAAGAAATTTTAAAAAACAAGGAGCAGATATTCCTCTTAATAAATAATGAAACGCTTATAGCATCTGCAATAGTTAATAATAATGGTTTCTTAGATGATATATTTGTTATTCCATCCTATCAAGGTAAAGGGTATGGGAGGTTAATAACACAATTTGCTATCAATAAGGCAATAAGCAAAGGTATTAATAAAATTGAAACTAGCGTAGTAGAATGGAACGCAAGAGCATTCAAATTATATCAAAGTCTTGGATTTAATAAAATACAAACTACTCATTACTATCAATTGGTTAAAGATGAAATTTAG
- a CDS encoding HD domain-containing protein, whose protein sequence is MKNCWEQSMPTIKEAKHLLDEAKILFPGPWIEHSINVGKAAELIARSCKDLNPDIALVLGMLHDIGNRYGNTYMKHILLGHNFAMEKGYAKVAKVCLTHSFNCHDIRATFGKWDYFSKDEYDFVKNYIQSVEYDDYDKLIQLCDALALPSGICLMEKRMIDVALRHGLHEHTIDQWKATFETKSYFEKKIGRPIYSILPGVVENTFTL, encoded by the coding sequence ATGAAAAATTGTTGGGAACAAAGTATGCCAACTATAAAAGAAGCTAAACATTTATTAGATGAAGCAAAAATTTTATTTCCAGGTCCGTGGATAGAACATTCAATTAATGTAGGAAAAGCAGCAGAACTAATAGCAAGAAGTTGTAAGGATCTAAATCCAGATATTGCATTAGTATTAGGTATGTTACATGATATAGGAAATAGGTACGGTAATACATATATGAAACATATTTTGCTTGGCCATAATTTTGCCATGGAAAAGGGATATGCTAAAGTAGCAAAGGTTTGCTTAACTCATTCATTTAATTGTCATGATATAAGAGCTACATTTGGAAAATGGGATTATTTTAGTAAAGATGAATATGATTTTGTTAAAAATTATATCCAATCTGTGGAATATGATGATTACGATAAGTTGATACAATTATGCGATGCATTAGCACTACCTAGTGGCATTTGTTTAATGGAAAAGAGAATGATTGATGTAGCATTAAGGCATGGATTACATGAACATACTATCGATCAATGGAAAGCTACATTTGAAACTAAATCATATTTTGAAAAAAAGATAGGCAGACCAATATATAGTATATTGCCAGGTGTTGTAGAGAATACTTTTACACTGTAA
- a CDS encoding GNAT family N-acetyltransferase: protein MEDLFKNQDVMSKINLPKGIFIRQFVETDFIVVQKLYEDEGWLTAITKPEESLRAWKNSSISLVAVDESKIIVGLIRALTDCEITTYIAELLVNKNYRGKGLGKSLIDACHHLYPHARLDLLSTESADEFYNRNKFKKINGFRKSYY, encoded by the coding sequence ATGGAAGATCTTTTCAAAAATCAAGATGTAATGTCAAAAATAAATTTACCTAAAGGAATTTTTATCAGGCAGTTCGTTGAAACTGATTTTATTGTTGTCCAAAAATTATATGAAGATGAGGGATGGCTGACTGCAATAACAAAACCTGAAGAGTCCCTAAGGGCATGGAAGAACTCATCTATATCACTTGTTGCAGTTGATGAAAGTAAAATAATTGTTGGTTTAATTCGCGCTTTAACAGATTGTGAAATTACAACTTATATTGCAGAACTTCTAGTTAATAAAAATTATAGGGGGAAAGGTTTAGGTAAATCATTGATAGATGCCTGTCACCATCTATATCCTCATGCAAGACTTGATTTACTTTCAACTGAATCCGCTGATGAATTTTATAATCGGAATAAATTTAAAAAGATTAACGGATTTAGAAAGAGTTATTATTAA